TCCGCTCTATTTCAAGTTTAAAGTTATTTGTTTCATACCCAACTGAGTATGAAACAAAGTACTGCTGATCATGTTATGAAGGTGATCTTAAAAAATCCTTTTAAGATGGTTGAGGTACCAGCCTAATATAAGGCTTAGGTGCCTTCCACCCATTTGGAAACTGCTTTTTAGCCTCTTCATCTGAAACAGCAGGGACAATTATGACATCTTCTCCTTGTTGCCAGTTAACTGGTGTTGCTACTTTATGTTTAGCTGTAAGTTGTACAGAATCAAGCACTCGCAATACTTCATCAAAGTTACGCCCTGTACTCATCGGGTAAGTGATCATCAGCTTGATATTTTTATCGGGACCAATAATGAATACTGATCTTACAGTCGCATTGTCAGCAGCTGTACGCTCTTTAGCTTTGCCACTGGCATTAGGATGAATCATGTCAAACAGTTTGGCTACGATTAAATCAGTGTCTCCAATTAATGGATAATTAAGTGCATGTCCTTGAGTTTCTTCAATATCTTTGGCCCACTCATGATGGTCTTGAACTGAATCAATGCTTAAACCAATTACTTTACAGTT
This genomic interval from Spartinivicinus ruber contains the following:
- a CDS encoding peroxiredoxin encodes the protein MPLRIGDQVPDFKAETTEGTINFHEWIGDSWVMLFSHPKDFTPVCTTELGYMAKMKPEFAKRNCKVIGLSIDSVQDHHEWAKDIEETQGHALNYPLIGDTDLIVAKLFDMIHPNASGKAKERTAADNATVRSVFIIGPDKNIKLMITYPMSTGRNFDEVLRVLDSVQLTAKHKVATPVNWQQGEDVIIVPAVSDEEAKKQFPNGWKAPKPYIRLVPQPS